In Thermanaeromonas sp. C210, the following proteins share a genomic window:
- a CDS encoding potassium channel family protein, giving the protein MKIIIVGGGKVGAQLAKQCRQLGYQVVLIEYQRSRGERLRRELEVPVVIGDGTDPHVMKAAGAEEVDIVVAVTDDDQDNLIICQQAERRFKAKRTLALVNNPGNEKLFSWLGVNQVIGPTSLILGLIQGTVDMQQTTTLWMQGIKDLKMIQVKISPEAPAVNLRVRDLKLPNECILVTIVRGDTAIVPGGNTCIKAGDLVFALTHPSVEAEVEAVLAGPKPV; this is encoded by the coding sequence ATGAAGATTATCATTGTAGGCGGTGGCAAAGTAGGGGCCCAGCTGGCCAAACAATGTCGTCAACTGGGCTACCAGGTGGTCCTTATCGAGTACCAGCGGAGCAGGGGAGAAAGATTAAGGCGGGAATTGGAGGTTCCGGTGGTAATCGGTGACGGCACGGATCCCCATGTAATGAAGGCGGCCGGCGCCGAAGAAGTGGATATCGTAGTAGCCGTAACGGACGATGACCAGGATAATCTCATTATTTGCCAGCAGGCCGAAAGGAGATTTAAGGCCAAGCGTACCCTGGCCTTGGTTAACAATCCGGGAAACGAGAAGCTTTTCAGCTGGCTGGGTGTGAATCAGGTAATCGGTCCGACCTCCTTAATTCTGGGCCTGATCCAGGGAACGGTGGACATGCAGCAGACCACCACCCTGTGGATGCAGGGTATCAAGGATCTAAAGATGATCCAGGTCAAGATAAGCCCCGAGGCTCCCGCGGTCAACTTGCGGGTGAGGGATCTAAAGCTTCCCAACGAATGTATTCTGGTAACCATTGTGCGGGGAGATACGGCCATCGTCCCCGGCGGAAATACGTGCATCAAGGCCGGCGATCTGGTCTTTGCCCTGACACACCCCAGTGTGGAGGCCGAAGTAGAAGCTGTGTTGGCCGGCCCAAAGCCCGTCTGA